The genomic segment ACTTTGGTCTCCTTCATAATTTGGATTGGCACGCAGCCTTTTTAGATTGTTTCCCTGAAAAGGAAGATTGAGTTAAACTATAACGAGGAGGTAATGCAATATGTTGAAAATCTAGAGGATAAACTAGAAGTGaaacaaaaataagagaaatttcATTGAGAAGACAACCAACTTTCTATTTTAGTTAGGGAGAGGAGTCACCATATTAGGTTCGCCCTTTATTCTCTTCGCTTAGCTGATTGAAAAATCTGAGTTGATGTTTTGAACATTTTGTGTTTCTCTTGTTTGTCCGGGTCTAGTGCCTCATGGTGGCATGACTCACTAGCATCTTGCCttgtattcttttcttttcctttctttggggttttttaatatatatttatattattcactaaaaaaaatgtgatcttTTCCCACCCAATTGTGTCTAGGCATATGTAACATTAGACTCGCAAGGTGTATATAGGAAAAAGAACATTGCCAGTTTGACGTAGAAACACCCAAACTGTGAAGGGTGTGAAAAGACCACCTCCCCCCTTTGACTTGCGCTGAATATGTTCCCATACGTCCTCCCTTGGCCTGTTGGTCTAGTGttttttaaaccaaattgaCATAGTTCTCTCATTAGACCAAACACAAGGAAAACATATTCATTGCAAGTAAAGGGGCCGGCACAGTCTTTTCATACGCACTCTATCCTGTTTGAAAATTTCTTACATCAGAGTGATAatgtttttatatataaaaataataatttaataataataataataataataataataataagcatGCGTACAGCCAAGAGCATCCTTATAGAGTTTGTGAAAGCCAGCTCAATCAAATTAAGACTTAGTCctcaatagaaaaataaaataattattaaataaaataaaaaatcaatgtgGGATTATTTGTTAATAAGTTGGGTAAATAACGTGAAAGGGGAAGCTTTCACTTCCTCTCTGTTACCCAACCAGGCTTTTCACCGTAAAAGGGGTTGTTGATGGATTTCCTACACTTTTTCTTGAACTACCCAACTTTCCCCGATATGGATATTAATTGTCCGGTTTGATCAAGTTTCATTTGAGCTGAATCGGATTTCAGGCTGATACTGGACCAAGCCGAACCAAACCAGTAAGgtaggtttcagttttggtttgcTTCAGTTCCGATTCTTGTCGCTTTTTTATCAGGTTATTAGCAGTTTGATATCagattcggtttgatttcggcTTTCCCTGTATATAATATCAATAACAAAATGAAGAacctttttttattggttttttatCAGTTTTTTGTGGGGCTTGGTCCAGTTCAATCAATCCAACCAGTTTGAGCTGAAATTTGACACTCCAATTCACCAAAAGCCAAACAAAGCTTCTAAAATACGGATTCAAATCCACTGCAGTGAGTGGCTGTGAGGATCTAACAACTGAGAAGGCCCCAGTATGCACCCAAACCGTTGGATCTTCACTGTCACTCGCTACTTCCCTGCATGGGATTTTTATGCCTCAAGTAAacccttctctttattttaattttttccacttCCAAAAACAAATCGATCAAAATCACAGCCATGATCATGATCCCAATTTTTGGCAGAAAGAACTCTACCCATGCACACCCAAACACATAAGAAAGTGGCGGTGGACTATGAAAAGCCGCCTTACACTCCTTTGGTTATGTAGGATCTAAGCTCTTCTCTTCTAAGGAAAATACAATGATTGATGGCTTCATGAAACAACCTATGCCAAATCTCCAATAATTCATTGAACATGAGGAAGTAAGTGGCAGTTTTGGCTGGAAGAGCTAGCAAACAAGGGAAGAGCTCGTGGGATTGAACCATGTCGTATTCAgatgtgtgtgtgagtgttTGTACTAGATAGCTCTTGGACCCTACTAGCGGCAGTCCTGCCCCTTTAACTCACATGCTTGAGTAACAAAGGAAGAAGGCATAAGCACTACAGAGCTAAAAGAAAATTCTTCAATCTTGCTAGGCCATTGTAGAGGTTGCCCTTGTTATGTACATTCTACTTTCATGGGAAATCAAGTGCTATTTAGGGATGACAATGCGCAACCACgaagaagaacaatttcacAACTCAGAGAAATTTATCatggtttggcaagattgcctacatccactCGAGAGAATCATAAATTGTTCACTATATCTAAAAACTCCCTACACAATTCTCCACCTTATAAAATGATCCCTCTTTGCTTGTAACTAGATTTTTCATCACAGAGAGAATATATAGAAACCCCAAACAGCACATAATTACAATTATACTCTGTATATAATTATGTAAATCATTACATAATACAAGACATACCCAACCCCGGCAGAATCTCATCACACAAGATTTGAGTTGAAGTAGGCTAAAATGCCAACAAGGGGTGCATTTATGTATGTAGTCGGCTCCGATTGCACGAAATTTGATCGGGAATCGGCATATGAATCATCCTCATCAGGTCCTCCAGCCACAGCACCGATTAATAAGTTAGTATTGGGTTTGTTGCTCGAGTAGTAAGCAGAACCACCTTCGCAGTTGATCTGTTGTGGGTGTTGATTAATGGAAGGCATCGAAGAAGCTCGATGATGTATTCTATGGGCAAATTTCTTCCCATAACCCACCATGTATGACATATTTAATGGGTTGTTTCCTAATATATAATCTACCTGCGTCAgctcaacaaaataaaattcaaacatGAAATGTGCCCAAATATAATGGAAATGGTTTATATTTACTTTGATTTCATGAGCTTTAAGAGTCACAAACCTGGCTTTTGGCAACTTGTATAAGCCTAGAAGGGGACAAAACAATGTCACCACAATGAATGACTTCACTGACTTGGCTCAAATATCTAGCATATACtataaggagaaaagaaagaacagtTGGATGCTGCATTTTGCTTCCACCTGATTTGAATAGAAGCCCACCTGATGATACACATTTTTATTAAGTCCACCTGGGGAAAAATTGAAATATCAGTTCATTACCACTGGACTAGAGAAGATGATGTTAAAACAAACACCAATAAATacgaagaaaataaacacagatttaacgaggttcacacaccaatgtggtgtgctacgtcctcaagcgaagaagaagatgattcactatgtagaaaAGAGGTTACATTGGAGATCgcttaagaacaaacaaatCATCATGACAAGAGAACTCGCCCAGAAACTCTAACATGAAAAGACCCCAAATTTTACAATACCtgctcaacaagatgatagtacatatatatattcctCCAAGTCAGAGCGGGTCATTCtgcaaaatgggtcaagaattcgagacaaacataaCAGAGGAGGAACTGAATAATACCTGGTGAGTATTTGACAGTTTTCATGGGAGATTCAGGAAGTAAAGTGCACACAAACTTATCCGCATTAGAGCGAAACAGAGCAGAGTAATCAATATTAGACATAACTAGCTGAtacaacaagaaaaagaagagaattgtTGGATTGAGCAGAATGTGCTAATGTGGAAATTTCAAATAATGTCTTACTATTTTCCCAACCTTTGAAACAAGTACATTAATGCCAGTATCCTTAGTGTCCCACCCAAATTCAGCAAAGCGGCCACCACCATAGGCATTGTCTTCATTTTGTGCCACATTGGTCTCCAAATTGTGTATGTTTTCCAAGACACAATTCCAGTAGTACTGTGAGTTACTAGCCTTATATAACCACGCAGCACCCCACAGCAATTCATCCTGTAAGGTATGTGATGATCATGTAAAAAGGGTCTACTCAGTGAACTTCAAATCTGTTTCTTACTTGATTTATTTGAAGTAGTGTGAATCATACATGATAACCACTGTAGTCACAATAGAATGGGCACACCCATGGTCCGAGACTGTAGTTGTACGATCCCTGGTAGGTGTCTGCAAAAGTAAAAACCTACCGaacaatataaaaaagaaaaaacgttGGTtagaactcatccttaaaaactaaccattaagaatTCATATCAGATTACTTAGATTCGATACCACTTGTTGGGACTTAAAAGCTACCCATTAAGGAGAGGGTGCCCAAATCATTGAGAAAAGGAAATAGATAAACCATGTTGGTTACCATCTCAGCCCCTTTGAGAAGCCTTATGGAGTATCTAGGATTGTAGGTTTTGAACACTAAAGAGGAGGCAGCAAGCGCAGCAGCTATCTCTGCAGAGACCTCCGAGCCAGGGTATTGCTTGCTAACAGCATAGGGAGTTCGGGGGGTGTCCATGACTTCAGGCCTCTCCCAGCAGTTGTGGTCGGCATATGCATCACCAACTTGAGCAAAGACTAAGCCTGGGACGCTTGTGGCCTTAAGGAAGTAATCTGTGGCCCATCGAATTGCTTGCAACGCATGCTTCAGATCTCCACCCATTGACTCGCCAAATTCCAGCACTCCCCAAGCCAACATGGTCGTCGAGAAGGCCATAGGAAAGTAAAATTTCACATCGTCTCCAGCGTCATAGTAGCCTCCTACCAAAACCACCTGGTTATAGATTGTTCCATGACACAAAGCAAAGGATGTAAGGGTGATAGTGTATAGGATAGGTTATCTATTGGCTCTCCATTAAGGTTCTTTAATTATGATCAAATGGAAGGTTGGAATTGACTTTTAGGTTTACCCTTAGAAATGTAGCAAACTTCTATCGTTCAATATGGGTTTCTCCTCCATGATTTTTgcaaatttttcttttcctttaatatCAAAAAATCTGCCAATCCTTAATTAAAAAGAGGTTATCAAATTGTAAACCTTGCGTGGGACCAACGGGAGCATATGCATAAGCATCcaatgggttgaaatcgtctgcaattccgatctcatacaattccgtgcaataccatcttcagggggtgacacgtgtattgataccaatacaatggtccagatctagtacaactaataaaacattaaatcattgaagagacatttaaatcagatctggaccattgtattggtatcaatacacgtgtcaccccctgaaggtggtattgcacggaattgtacgatatcggaattgcagacaatttttTTCCGCATCCAATAGGTGGTTGACTAAAGGAGagggggtggtcatttcaccctcCCTGTTTTTGGACACAAAAGCCACATGACTTAGCAACGATCCCCAACCCTTAATTTGGGGGAGCGGGTTCCTCCACATTGGAGTGGATCAGATTCAGAAATATTCTTGTCTAACCCTGATTCCATATGTGTGGATCAAGATCGTACGAGAACCCATTTGATCCATCTTTCCTACGTTGCTCATGTGGGAAGGAATTTGCTCACACTAATAGATACTTTAAAAAAAGATATAATGTATCCGTATGTGGCCCATATTTTTAAAACAAGtaagaaaaacaataaaaaagggTTAAAGAAACCTAAAAGGCTAGACATAGAGGGAGAAAATGACCACCACACCCCTCATAAAAGACAAAAAGCTTGCCTCTATTAGTGCCCACGCTAGTGCAAGGCCACACTATCTTTCAaaaaaccctctcccataaaaaaaaaaataaagaaacaatctTGTGAGGGGAAAACTAGGCATCGGAGGCAtgacaatctttttccctacaATTATCCTTGAGATGGTGAAAAACATTTCCATAGTTATCAAATTCAGACCAGTTGGACGGTTGAACCGGTCAAACAGACCATATCCGGAGCTCCAGAATAGGACCATTTTCAACTTTCTCTCACATCGAAAAAGTGTGCCCCAGTGTATGTAGAATGTTAAAAAAACACTTGTACTGTTTGATGTTCGGTCTTTGGGTCTTTGGTCCCACTTCGAactttgaagaagaaacaactTTGTTGTTTTGTGCATTGTGTATTCAACTGACTGAACCCAATTTGTTAACCTTTAGGCCGGCTTACCTTCGTAGGCAATTCATTCCTAAACAAGGTCCTTTACTCCTAATCCTCAAGGACCATGAGGATATTTCCAAATCACAAACTGATTAGGCAACATtcagaagatggagaagaaatatgaaagatctagagagagagagagagagacttacacCGATGATCTATTTATATATGGACCATCTATCCATTATTCCATgtatcttctcttccttttgtttatttGGTAGAATATCTTTTCTTCcttaagaaggaaaaagagaagattaAAAAAGGCATGGCAGttattctcttctattttcttaagaagatgaagaagtaagaggaaagaaaaggagaagagccACTTTGTCGTTCTCGTAATTCTCGCAGCTCCGATGTATTGTATTAATAGGGAAGAGTTAGTAACAGTGTATCGGCGGCTATTATCTGAACCTGCGGTTACGACCTCCACTCTCCACTTCATGTGTAATTAAAACTATGTATCTACCCTCAGTTGGTGCCGTAACCACGAGAGCGAACCAAGTTCTCAACCAGTACGAGAATGGTTATCATACGCAACCTGATCTACACTCTTTAACGACTTGGGACCTTTTTATCATACGGAACCTGATCTACACTAACGGCTCGGGACTTTTGGCAGTCACACTGCAAGAAAATGGGTGCCCAGTCTCTCTACAGCCAggcaccaattttttttttttcaccagaTTTTTTTCTGAATCAGAGAACATTCATTTTCCCATTTAAATTTCGCCCAACAATCAAGAAGGGAAAGATAACCCATAAACATAAAATGAACGAGGAGGCCGAAAAGAAAGGTACATATCTGCTATAGATAATAAAGTGGCACCCGACCAAGCCCGATCAAATTGTTTTAtgggaaaattatatgattatccatttatgggtttttttttacaaaattatccaccaaaagtttcagttaacaaaaatacctaacattaagttttccttttcaaaattattcacttaaagtttaagttaacaaaaatacccaacaTTAAATTTGAGtctacaaaactacccactaaaaattttagtaataaaaaaatacatgattatatgtagaagatgaagaatcactatttttggtaattctataaacccaaacctgattttgaaaatttttgtcaACTGAAACTTTAGGTGAATAGTTttataaacctaaacctaatttTAGGTTTTCTTGTTAACCAAAAcattttgtatttaattttgtaGAGAGAAACCtaaaagtggataatcatgtaatttttcctcttttttatgTGCTCATTTTTAATGTGCCATGGCAATTTTCATGCTTCTTCGGGATGGGGTTAGTGGATTCCCCACAGCTCATCCTGAACAGACCCAGGGATCccataattctctatttctGATGTCTCGAGTCTCGAGACACCAGAATGCCAGATACAGCTACTAAGGGCTTTTAAGAATCATTGAAAATCGAAGAAATGATTCAGGAGatgtttcaatttctatttgGTAGAAGAACCTCAGATAAGCAGTGAGCGGAAAAGAAAGGTTAATTTCAGCATATAGACCAGCTAAACTCAGCATAACATTATAATTTTCTGTTGGAGAGCTGTTGCTACAAGCTTCTCCAACAGTAAGGAAGAGACTAGCAACTATATAGAACCAGCATGGAAGTAACAAAACCACAAAACTTTATAAAATTAAGACcgtaattcaaaattttcaaaacaaattCAGTGCACCAATGAATCCTTATATCCAAATACACAATGTGGAGAACCAATCAATGCGATAAACACTTCAGGTTTACGCTCCACCATCTGTCCATATGCAATATCCATTCTTCCTTTTTGAAACTCTCTCATCTCATTTGAACAATCCCTGCACTGATGAGTTTCTGTATCTTGTGCATCACTTGTGGATTCTTCAAGTGTTCCTGGGCTGCTTTTGGGTTCTCCTGGAAATCAGTCAGCACCTGTCCACCAATGGTGTTCAGTAAGCAAACCATACAATGACAGAAAAATtatatgaagagaaaaaataaaaaataaaaaattacggattggtttttattttttttattttttttattttttttattttttattttttttattttttttattttttttattttttttatttttttatttttttattttatttttgggtgggagggggtggggtggggtggggtggggtggggtggggtggggtggggagcgGGTGAGAGCAAGCACAATTCTTTCATTGATCGTGTATAGTCACCTGTCTCATAATAGGATCAGACAGTATATTCTGTATTTCTGGATCCTGCATTGCCTTAGCCTGCAAAAATAGCCAAGATTTAATACCATTCCCAGAACAAGCTTTACATAAAGATtaagatagagcaactaaactCACCTGTCTCTCTTTCAATTCCTCTGGGCTTATATCACCACGGTTAGTCTTGTTGATCTGCTCAACACATCTGCAGAAAATTTCAGAAAGCATGGGTACAAAGCCACCagtcaaaagtcaaaataaCAAACAAAAGATGAAGCAGGAACATCTAAAAACATAGCAGTTTAGTTCGTGTAAATACCGGCGCACACCATCCAGCAATTCCTGGTTCCTGGGGTCATGTTTCAACCCCTCCTGGTATGTCTCCAATGCTTTGTCATATTCCTTCATAAAGAACTGGACTGCACCTTTCCTCGTATAACCTTTTGAAAAGGTTGGATCAAGTTCAATGCACTTCTCTGCATCTTTCAACCCCTCAGGCATTGCCCCCAGCTTTGTGTAGCATGCTGCCCTGTTACTGTACACCTGGATAACAGCAAGTAAGCAAGTGTGTCAGTTTTCAGCAAGTAATTAGATGCACAGATGTGTAGAGGTGGTGGTTGTATCTCTTGTTCTAAAGTTCAGCATAGAGATAAGGGTTTTATTACCCTTGGTTCTTTCGGGTTCCTTCTCAGAGCTTCTGTGTAATGTTTGACAGCCTCCGGATACTTTTGCTGTTTGAAACACTCATTCCCTGTTCAAGAAAAACCCCATTTTAACAAATACAAATCAGTCATcgaaaaagaaacctaaaaaaagTCAATCCCATAACTAACTAGATAGATAGTTTTCAAACACACACAACCAGAATAAGAGAACAGTTCAGTTACTATGCATCGTGTTCATGTGCGCATGTGAGAGTGAGAGGAAAAAAACCCAGCTTATCAATTGAAGCTCCCACAAAAGCCATGAAAACAGGTTGGAAGTACAAAATAACCAAGAGCAACACAGTTCCAACTTGCTTACATACTTCACATATTAACTTGTCAAACCATTAAACCGAGACTTCCTAAGACTCATTAAGTACAGAAATATAGATCACTACAGCAAAGACCCAAAATTGATATTCAACAAGGAACGCTAAATGAGGAACTCTCATCCGCTCCTTCATATAAAGAACAAATATGTATGACAAGCCATCCTGAATACAGAAAATACTTGCAACTGAACTGTGCATCACTCCTTGAACTCACGTTTAACTACTTAAATCACAGTAAACTAGAATGAAACTGAGAAAATACATAAACTAAGCAAGTTTTATCAAGTCATCTAATACAACTTTAGAGAGAATATACCTTTCTCACGCTCCTCGTCTGCTAGTTGCGGATCAAAATATTCTTGCTGCTCAAGTTCTTTCTTTGCTCTCTCAGCCTCATTGAGCTTTTTCAGTGTGTCTGGATTACGATGTTCAGTAAGAGCTTTCTGGAAGGTCTCAATTGCAGGCTCATAGTCCTTTGAACATTTTGCGATCTTCACTAAGGCAGTTCCCTTCCTAGTCAATGCCCTTGCAATCATTTTGAAGTCTGAGCGCAGCTCCCTGCCCCTCTCAACAGCTTTGTCACAATCTTTGATGCATTCCTCATACTGTGCACAATATCAAAGACAGGTTAGACAAACTCACAACGATCAAAGAAGCACCGAACATCAAATCCTTGTATTAGTAGTCTAAAAATTGACAAATCCATAATGTGTATGTATGGAATGACCCAAAAATAATTCATACAAGAAGCAAGAAATGGAAACGACAACATCacataaaacaataaataacaTACTGTGCACAATATCAGAGAGGTTAGACAAGCTCACAACGATAAAAGAAGCACCCAATATCAAATCCTTGTATTAATAGTCTAAAAATTGAC from the Macadamia integrifolia cultivar HAES 741 unplaced genomic scaffold, SCU_Mint_v3 scaffold1981, whole genome shotgun sequence genome contains:
- the LOC122065345 gene encoding endoglucanase 8-like produces the protein MAFSTTMLAWGVLEFGESMGGDLKHALQAIRWATDYFLKATSVPGLVFAQVGDAYADHNCWERPEVMDTPRTPYAVSKQYPGSEVSAEIAAALAASSLVFKTYNPRYSIRLLKGAEMVFTFADTYQGSYNYSLGPWVCPFYCDYSGYHDELLWGAAWLYKASNSQYYWNCVLENIHNLETNVAQNEDNAYGGGRFAEFGWDTKDTGINVLVSKLVMSNIDYSALFRSNADKFVCTLLPESPMKTVKYSPGGLLFKSGGSKMQHPTVLSFLLIVYARYLSQVSEVIHCGDIVLSPSRLIQVAKSQVDYILGNNPLNMSYMVGYGKKFAHRIHHRASSMPSINQHPQQINCEGGSAYYSSNKPNTNLLIGAVAGGPDEDDSYADSRSNFVQSEPTTYINAPLVGILAYFNSNLV